A window of Hymenobacter aerilatus contains these coding sequences:
- a CDS encoding sensor histidine kinase produces MPESLLPLVLITPLLMLLSGGIIVFVIRYQRRLFRQQEQLRAVEDTAQQQALEAALLAQEEERRRIAGELHDGVGTTLAIVKMHLNALSRPDLTRDATDLLDQVIGEVRRISRNLLPATLQKFGLPFALEALARTVPADGPTRVVITQHGQPRRLSAQQELIIYRVVQELLGNGLRHAQAANIDITVNFGPDSLSIQYIDNGVGFDPALVEAQPAVGARIGLGFTNLRSRVAVLRGMLQHESAPGMGSRVWISLPLEYLASDPVIPVTTYEQHPYSPGGGR; encoded by the coding sequence ATGCCCGAATCGTTACTCCCGCTGGTTCTGATTACGCCGTTGCTGATGCTGCTCTCGGGCGGCATCATCGTCTTTGTCATTCGCTACCAGCGGCGGCTGTTTCGGCAACAGGAGCAATTGCGCGCTGTGGAGGACACCGCCCAGCAGCAGGCCTTAGAAGCGGCCCTGCTGGCCCAAGAAGAAGAGCGCCGCCGCATTGCTGGCGAGCTGCACGACGGGGTAGGCACCACCCTGGCCATCGTGAAGATGCACCTCAACGCCCTCTCCCGCCCCGACCTCACGCGCGACGCTACCGATTTGCTGGATCAGGTGATTGGCGAGGTGCGGCGCATTTCGCGCAACCTGCTGCCCGCTACCCTGCAAAAGTTTGGCCTGCCCTTCGCCCTCGAAGCCTTGGCCCGCACTGTGCCCGCCGACGGCCCTACCCGCGTGGTGATTACCCAGCACGGGCAGCCCCGCCGCCTTTCGGCCCAACAGGAGCTGATTATCTACCGCGTGGTGCAGGAGCTACTCGGCAATGGCCTGCGCCACGCCCAGGCCGCCAACATCGACATCACCGTCAACTTCGGCCCCGATTCGCTTTCCATCCAGTACATCGACAACGGCGTGGGTTTCGACCCAGCGCTGGTAGAGGCTCAGCCGGCCGTGGGCGCTCGTATAGGTTTGGGGTTCACTAACCTACGCAGTCGGGTGGCCGTACTACGTGGTATGTTGCAACATGAATCGGCACCGGGCATGGGCAGCAGGGTTTGGATTTCCCTACCCCTTGAGTATCTTGCTTCCGATCCTGTTATTCCTGTCACCACCTATGAGCAACACCCCTATTCGCCTGGCGGTGGTCGATGA
- the xseB gene encoding exodeoxyribonuclease VII small subunit gives MSDQTYRQAIEELETILRTLETDSVDVDDLTTQVQRSAELIRLCKQKLRGIESTIDQVFENLDEEDEEPDED, from the coding sequence GTGTCTGACCAGACCTACCGCCAGGCTATCGAAGAGCTAGAAACCATCCTGCGCACGCTGGAAACCGACAGCGTAGACGTAGACGACCTCACCACCCAGGTGCAACGCTCGGCCGAGCTGATTCGGCTGTGCAAACAGAAGCTGCGCGGCATCGAATCAACTATCGATCAGGTGTTTGAGAACCTGGACGAGGAAGACGAAGAGCCAGACGAAGATTAA
- the xseA gene encoding exodeoxyribonuclease VII large subunit: protein MPPLYNRRPDSGLPASPGRPLVALPLGELLTRVRQTLSERFAESYWVVAEIADLTLPRYDGAHCYLVLTDQHTTGRGAELKAQARATIWSQRYQQLAPVFAEQTGQELQIGLKVMLRVQVKFHEQYGLSLDVVALDPSYTVGDLARQRRETIRKLAEQDLLERQQRLPLPLAPQRLAVISSPTAAGLQDFMQQLREAPYAFEVTLFAASMQGQEAPASIRAALDAVRPQRQQFDVVVIIRGGGSKTDLLAFDDFGLAAAVGSFPLPVLTGIGHERDEAVLDLTAHLSLKTPTATAVFLIERLARLDAVLSGYAGRIRELAQDHVREQQRQLRRHALTIRDAAQQQLRQHHTALQQRTRQAATVARTELRQQHRTLARVRQRLPRATARALAHQQLRLRLLGYRLARRFRRLHRRRCEQLVHHRYHVQLAAERLLHRAELRLARATVYRVAAAGVEETATVTPSHTVELLRPSGAPLLPEELSAGAAVLLRLPSAEWYARLTAPRPTQQPEK, encoded by the coding sequence ATGCCACCGCTCTATAATCGTCGTCCCGACTCTGGTTTGCCCGCTTCTCCCGGCCGGCCGCTGGTAGCGCTGCCCTTGGGCGAGCTGCTCACGCGCGTGCGCCAGACCCTGAGCGAGCGGTTTGCGGAATCCTACTGGGTGGTGGCCGAAATTGCCGACCTTACCCTCCCCCGCTACGACGGTGCCCATTGTTACCTTGTGCTCACCGACCAGCACACCACCGGCCGCGGCGCCGAGCTAAAAGCACAGGCCCGCGCCACCATCTGGAGTCAGCGCTACCAGCAGCTGGCCCCGGTTTTTGCGGAGCAAACCGGTCAGGAGTTGCAGATTGGCCTGAAGGTGATGCTGCGCGTGCAGGTGAAGTTTCATGAGCAGTATGGCCTTTCGCTGGACGTGGTAGCCCTCGACCCCAGCTACACCGTGGGCGACTTGGCCCGCCAGCGCCGCGAAACCATCCGCAAGCTAGCCGAGCAGGATTTGCTGGAGCGCCAGCAGCGCCTACCCCTACCCCTGGCCCCGCAGCGGCTGGCCGTTATTTCGTCGCCCACGGCTGCGGGCTTGCAGGACTTTATGCAGCAACTGCGCGAGGCACCGTATGCCTTTGAAGTGACGCTGTTTGCCGCTTCCATGCAGGGCCAGGAGGCGCCCGCCAGTATCCGGGCGGCGCTAGATGCTGTGCGGCCGCAGCGCCAGCAGTTCGATGTGGTGGTCATTATCCGCGGGGGTGGTTCCAAAACCGATTTGCTGGCCTTCGATGATTTTGGGTTGGCGGCAGCCGTCGGTAGCTTCCCCTTACCTGTGCTCACCGGCATCGGGCACGAGCGCGACGAAGCCGTACTAGACCTCACGGCCCACCTCAGCCTGAAAACACCCACGGCCACAGCTGTTTTCCTGATTGAGCGCCTGGCCCGATTGGATGCAGTGCTGAGTGGCTACGCCGGGCGTATCCGGGAGCTGGCCCAGGACCACGTGCGCGAACAGCAACGGCAGCTGCGGCGCCACGCCCTTACCATTCGCGACGCAGCCCAGCAGCAGCTTCGTCAGCACCATACCGCTTTGCAACAGCGCACACGGCAGGCCGCTACCGTTGCCCGCACCGAGTTGCGCCAGCAGCACCGCACATTGGCCCGCGTGCGCCAGCGCCTACCCCGCGCCACGGCCCGCGCCCTGGCCCACCAGCAGCTACGACTCCGGCTGTTGGGCTACCGCCTCGCTCGGCGCTTCCGGCGACTTCACCGCCGCCGCTGCGAGCAACTGGTGCACCACCGCTACCACGTGCAGCTAGCTGCCGAGCGGCTCCTACACCGCGCCGAGCTGCGCTTAGCTCGGGCAACGGTTTACCGCGTAGCCGCTGCTGGCGTGGAGGAAACCGCCACCGTTACCCCATCCCACACGGTGGAGCTGCTGCGGCCCTCAGGGGCGCCCTTGCTGCCTGAGGAACTGAGCGCCGGCGCCGCTGTGTTATTGCGCCTACCCTCGGCCGAGTGGTACGCCCGCCTCACTGCCCCCCGCCCGACCCAACAACCGGAGAAGTAA
- a CDS encoding M13 family metallopeptidase, which yields MKNRNTLTLAALAAAGLLSAGCNSSKTTTATTATADTTTANTATAMTAAADAPKGVGIDIANLDKSANPCDDFYEFASGNWVKNNPIPAAESRWGSFNELANKNNATTRQILEEAAANTTAAKGSNAQKVGDFYASGMDSVAIDKAGLKYLQPELNKIASVKDQKSLQLEIARQQTLGTGPLFRAGVGQDRKNSSVYAVNLNQGGLSMPDRDYYLKDDARSKTVRNAYVAYLTNTFKLLGDSEATAAKNAQTVLALETKLAKASKSRVELRDPYANYNKMPLAEFNQKYPNIALPTLLKQNGLGTAQEVIVGQPAFFEEVNGLMKTTPLADMKTYLRWQLVSSLTAALPKAYGDEAFRYTQVLSGAKQQQPRWKRMGAATDGTLGEAFGQLYVDKAFSPEAKAKALEMVNNLKASFAEHIQQNTWMSAPTKAEALKKLNAFTVKIGYPDKWKDYSTLNISRESYLQNVLAARKWNYARNVEKYGKPIDRTEWGMTPPTVNAYYSPSMNEIVFPAGIMQPPFFDPKADDAVNYGGMGAVIGHEMTHGFDDQGRQFDAAGNLRDWWTKEDAEKFTQRATLVGNQYSAFSPLDSVYVNGKLTMGENLADLGGLNLAYTALQKQLDKKYGNNPRPQYDGFSPEQRFFLAWAQIWRSNSRPEALRQQVLTDPHSPGMFRTIGPLQNMPEFYEAFGCKQDAKMVRAENVRAKIW from the coding sequence ATGAAGAACCGTAATACTCTGACGCTGGCGGCCCTGGCGGCGGCGGGCCTGCTTTCGGCAGGCTGCAACTCTTCCAAAACCACCACAGCTACTACCGCTACCGCCGACACGACTACGGCCAACACCGCCACGGCCATGACGGCTGCTGCCGACGCGCCCAAGGGTGTCGGCATCGACATTGCCAACCTCGACAAATCAGCCAACCCCTGCGACGATTTCTACGAGTTTGCCTCGGGCAACTGGGTGAAAAACAATCCAATTCCGGCCGCCGAGTCGCGCTGGGGCTCCTTCAACGAACTGGCTAATAAGAACAACGCTACCACCCGCCAGATTCTGGAGGAGGCTGCGGCTAACACCACGGCTGCCAAGGGTAGCAATGCCCAGAAGGTAGGCGACTTCTACGCTTCGGGTATGGACTCGGTAGCCATTGATAAGGCCGGTCTGAAGTACTTGCAGCCCGAGCTGAACAAGATTGCGTCCGTGAAGGACCAGAAAAGCCTGCAACTAGAAATTGCCCGCCAGCAGACGCTGGGCACCGGACCCTTGTTCCGGGCTGGGGTAGGGCAAGACCGCAAAAACAGCTCGGTGTATGCCGTGAACTTGAACCAGGGCGGCCTGAGCATGCCCGACCGCGACTACTACCTCAAGGACGACGCCCGTTCCAAAACGGTGCGCAACGCCTACGTCGCCTACCTCACCAACACCTTTAAGCTGCTGGGCGACAGCGAAGCTACCGCCGCCAAAAATGCCCAGACGGTGCTGGCGCTGGAAACCAAGCTCGCCAAAGCCAGCAAGAGCCGCGTAGAGCTGCGCGACCCGTACGCCAACTACAATAAGATGCCGTTGGCGGAGTTCAACCAGAAATATCCCAACATCGCCCTACCCACCTTGCTGAAGCAAAACGGTCTGGGTACGGCGCAAGAGGTGATTGTGGGCCAGCCGGCCTTCTTCGAGGAGGTGAATGGGCTGATGAAGACTACGCCGCTGGCTGATATGAAAACCTACCTGCGCTGGCAGCTGGTGTCGTCGCTGACGGCGGCCCTACCCAAGGCCTACGGCGACGAAGCTTTCCGCTACACGCAGGTGCTCAGCGGCGCCAAGCAGCAGCAGCCTCGCTGGAAGCGCATGGGGGCCGCCACCGATGGCACGCTGGGCGAGGCCTTCGGCCAACTCTACGTCGACAAAGCCTTCTCGCCCGAAGCCAAGGCCAAGGCCCTGGAGATGGTAAATAACCTAAAAGCGTCGTTTGCCGAGCATATTCAGCAAAACACCTGGATGAGCGCACCTACCAAGGCCGAAGCCTTGAAGAAGCTGAACGCTTTCACGGTGAAAATCGGCTACCCCGACAAGTGGAAGGACTACTCCACCCTGAACATCTCGCGCGAATCGTACTTGCAAAACGTGCTAGCCGCCCGCAAGTGGAACTACGCCCGCAACGTGGAAAAGTACGGCAAGCCGATTGACCGCACCGAATGGGGCATGACCCCGCCCACGGTGAATGCCTACTATAGCCCGTCGATGAACGAAATCGTGTTTCCGGCCGGCATCATGCAGCCCCCGTTCTTTGACCCCAAGGCCGATGACGCGGTGAACTACGGCGGTATGGGCGCGGTGATTGGTCACGAAATGACCCACGGCTTCGACGACCAAGGTCGCCAATTTGACGCGGCCGGCAACCTGCGCGACTGGTGGACCAAAGAAGACGCCGAGAAGTTTACCCAGCGTGCTACCTTGGTCGGTAACCAGTATTCGGCCTTCTCACCGCTCGATTCGGTGTACGTGAACGGCAAGCTGACGATGGGCGAAAACCTAGCCGACCTGGGCGGGCTGAACCTGGCCTATACCGCCCTACAAAAGCAACTCGACAAGAAATACGGCAATAACCCCCGCCCGCAGTACGACGGCTTCTCGCCCGAGCAACGCTTCTTCCTGGCCTGGGCCCAAATCTGGCGTTCCAACTCGCGCCCCGAGGCCCTGCGCCAGCAGGTACTGACGGACCCTCACTCGCCGGGCATGTTCCGGACCATTGGGCCGCTGCAAAACATGCCGGAGTTCTACGAGGCTTTCGGCTGCAAGCAGGACGCCAAAATGGTACGCGCCGAAAACGTGCGGGCCAAAATCTGGTAA
- a CDS encoding M13 family metallopeptidase, which yields MKNRNSLTLAVVAAAGLTLAGCSSSKSTTTASDTAATSTATATSATATTQAEAPKGTGLNVANIDKSANPCDNFFQFASGSWLKNNPIPAAESRWGSFNELADKNNAVMRQILDEAAANTTAAKGSNAQKVGDYYASAMDTVAIEKAGLKYLQPELAKIAAVKDLKGLQAEIARQQTIGTGAFYYSGVGQDDKISSQYAVSLYQGGLSLPDRDYYLKDDARSKSIRMAYVNYLTNTFKLLGDSPAVAAKNAQTVLAFETKLAQASRTRVALRDPYANYNKMTLAEVQKQYPNLNVAGALKQNGLGAAQEVIVGQPDFFKAENALLKSTPLAELKTYMRWHLTTSLTSALPKAFGDESFAFSKVLSGAKQQQPRWKRMLRATDGALGEAFGQLYVDKAFSPEAKAKAKQMVENLRAAFAEHIQNLDWMSATTKEQALKKLNAFTVKIGYPDKWKDYSALTISRESYLQNVLASRKWAYKDNVGHYGKPIDRNEWGMTPPTVNAYYNPPMNEIVFPAGIMQPPFFDPKADDAVNYGGMGAVIGHEMTHGFDDQGRQYDAEGNLKDWWTKEDAAKFTQRADLVDKQYSAFSPLDSVFVNGKLTMGENLADIGGLNIAYTALKKAIAGKNVPNYDGYTPEQRFFLAWAQIWRTNSRPEALRQQVLTDPHSPAQFRTEGPLQNMPQFYEAFGCKEDAKMVRAENVRARIW from the coding sequence ATGAAGAACCGAAATAGCCTGACGCTGGCTGTAGTGGCCGCGGCTGGGCTGACGCTGGCGGGCTGTAGCTCGTCGAAATCAACTACCACGGCCTCCGATACGGCTGCTACCTCTACGGCAACGGCTACCTCCGCTACGGCTACCACCCAAGCCGAGGCGCCCAAAGGTACCGGCCTGAACGTGGCGAATATCGACAAATCGGCTAATCCGTGCGACAACTTCTTTCAGTTTGCTTCAGGCAGCTGGTTGAAAAATAACCCGATTCCGGCCGCTGAGTCGCGCTGGGGCTCTTTCAACGAGCTGGCTGACAAGAACAACGCGGTAATGCGGCAGATTCTAGACGAAGCCGCGGCTAACACCACGGCTGCCAAGGGTAGCAACGCCCAGAAGGTAGGCGACTACTACGCCTCTGCTATGGATACCGTGGCCATTGAGAAGGCGGGCTTGAAATACCTGCAACCCGAGCTGGCTAAGATTGCCGCTGTGAAGGATCTGAAAGGATTGCAGGCTGAGATTGCCCGTCAGCAGACCATCGGCACCGGTGCGTTCTACTACAGCGGGGTAGGGCAGGACGACAAAATTAGCTCGCAGTATGCCGTGAGCCTGTACCAAGGCGGCCTTTCCCTACCCGACCGCGACTACTACCTCAAGGACGATGCCCGCTCTAAGAGCATCCGCATGGCCTACGTAAACTACCTCACCAACACCTTCAAACTGTTGGGCGATTCGCCGGCTGTAGCCGCGAAGAATGCCCAAACGGTGTTGGCTTTCGAAACTAAACTGGCCCAGGCCAGCCGCACCCGCGTGGCCCTGCGCGACCCCTACGCCAACTACAACAAGATGACGCTGGCGGAGGTGCAGAAGCAGTACCCCAACCTAAACGTGGCCGGCGCCCTCAAGCAAAATGGCCTTGGCGCTGCCCAAGAGGTGATTGTAGGTCAGCCTGATTTCTTCAAGGCTGAAAACGCCCTGCTGAAATCGACCCCGCTGGCTGAGCTGAAAACCTACATGCGCTGGCACCTGACCACCTCGCTGACCTCGGCCCTACCCAAGGCGTTTGGCGATGAGTCGTTTGCCTTCTCCAAAGTGCTGAGCGGTGCCAAGCAGCAGCAGCCTCGCTGGAAGCGCATGTTGCGCGCCACCGACGGTGCCCTGGGCGAAGCCTTCGGCCAGCTGTACGTAGACAAGGCCTTCTCGCCTGAAGCCAAAGCCAAGGCCAAGCAGATGGTAGAGAACCTGCGTGCCGCCTTCGCCGAGCACATCCAGAATCTGGATTGGATGAGCGCTACCACCAAGGAGCAGGCCCTGAAGAAGCTGAACGCCTTCACCGTGAAAATCGGCTACCCCGACAAGTGGAAGGATTATTCGGCTCTCACCATCTCGCGCGAGTCGTACTTGCAAAACGTGCTGGCCTCCCGTAAATGGGCTTACAAGGACAACGTAGGCCATTACGGCAAGCCGATTGACCGCAACGAGTGGGGCATGACGCCACCCACGGTGAATGCCTACTACAACCCGCCGATGAACGAAATCGTGTTTCCGGCCGGTATCATGCAGCCCCCATTCTTCGACCCTAAGGCTGATGACGCGGTGAACTACGGCGGCATGGGCGCTGTGATTGGCCACGAAATGACCCACGGCTTCGATGACCAGGGCCGTCAGTACGACGCTGAGGGTAACCTCAAAGACTGGTGGACCAAGGAAGACGCTGCCAAGTTCACCCAGCGCGCCGACCTCGTGGACAAGCAGTACTCGGCCTTCTCGCCGTTGGACTCTGTATTTGTGAACGGCAAGCTGACGATGGGCGAAAACCTAGCCGATATCGGTGGCTTAAACATTGCCTACACGGCTCTGAAAAAAGCCATTGCCGGCAAAAACGTACCCAACTACGACGGCTACACGCCTGAGCAGCGCTTCTTCTTGGCCTGGGCCCAGATCTGGCGCACCAACTCGCGCCCCGAGGCCTTGCGTCAGCAGGTGCTGACGGACCCGCACTCACCGGCCCAGTTCCGCACCGAGGGGCCGCTACAAAATATGCCGCAATTCTATGAGGCTTTCGGCTGCAAAGAAGATGCGAAAATGGTACGCGCTGAAAACGTGCGTGCCCGTATCTGGTAA
- a CDS encoding peptidylprolyl isomerase: MFLSNLLGTYTRPLSVCAALLLALSTACNQSPPETAATTQQPTTPPPVPGPNLTALADSNVVELLTPYLREHPGSEVLLHTRLGTMRLRLYDDTPIHKANFLLLIRKGVFNETLFQRVEKGLVIQGGRSTNRTIAINRYRLPPEIRPEHFHKKGALAMARYDDDQNPGQLSSGIDFYIVQGKKLAPNQSQAVAGRKLTPAQVQTYATEGGLPSLDGRYTVFGEVVEGLDVLDKIADEPIDAYKWPKKDVNMKMEVVGG, from the coding sequence ATGTTTCTTTCCAATCTACTAGGCACCTATACCCGGCCCTTGTCTGTGTGTGCAGCGCTTCTGCTGGCATTGAGTACCGCCTGCAACCAAAGTCCGCCGGAAACCGCCGCTACTACCCAGCAACCTACTACACCGCCGCCTGTGCCCGGCCCCAACCTCACGGCCCTGGCCGATAGCAATGTGGTGGAGTTGCTCACGCCCTACCTCCGAGAGCATCCTGGCTCGGAAGTGCTGCTGCACACCCGCCTGGGTACCATGCGCCTACGCCTCTACGATGATACGCCCATTCATAAGGCCAATTTCCTGCTGCTGATTCGTAAGGGCGTGTTCAATGAGACGTTATTCCAGCGGGTAGAGAAAGGGCTGGTGATTCAGGGTGGGCGCTCTACTAACCGCACCATCGCCATTAACCGCTACCGCCTACCGCCCGAAATTCGGCCCGAGCACTTCCACAAAAAAGGCGCCCTGGCCATGGCCCGCTACGACGACGACCAAAACCCTGGTCAACTGTCGTCGGGCATTGATTTTTATATTGTGCAAGGCAAGAAGTTAGCGCCCAACCAGTCGCAAGCCGTGGCAGGCCGTAAGCTCACGCCTGCCCAAGTGCAGACCTACGCCACTGAGGGTGGCCTACCCTCTCTGGATGGCCGCTACACGGTGTTCGGCGAGGTAGTGGAAGGCCTAGACGTGCTAGACAAAATTGCCGACGAGCCGATTGACGCCTACAAATGGCCGAAAAAAGACGTGAATATGAAGATGGAAGTGGTAGGCGGTTAA
- a CDS encoding manganese catalase family protein, translating into MILRYDRLAVELPKPKNPSPNDAAAIQELLGGKYGEMSTLMNYTFQSFNFRGRNRLRPFYDLTCSIAAEEYSHIEAVSYAINLLLTGTTPRGKDPVPAPLEGVVDARNSYHFLSSAQAALPIDSMGNPWTGQNVHASGNLKLDLLHNFFLECGARANKMRVYEMVSDPTARTMVGYLLVRGGLHVVAYAKALEHLTGVEVTKLVPVPDLSNDAFPEAKKLQDEQKLHLKLYTFSPDDYKQAGIIWNGTHPEDGQPLEVIQGGFEGVPYPVLEEEPQLNSPGADDYDPQMFADIAKKLGIKL; encoded by the coding sequence ATGATTCTGCGTTATGACCGTTTGGCAGTGGAGCTGCCCAAGCCTAAAAATCCGTCGCCCAACGACGCAGCTGCTATTCAGGAGCTGCTGGGGGGTAAGTACGGGGAAATGTCGACGTTAATGAACTATACGTTCCAGTCGTTTAATTTCCGGGGGCGCAACCGCCTACGCCCCTTTTATGACCTCACATGCAGTATTGCCGCAGAAGAGTACAGCCACATTGAGGCTGTTTCGTATGCCATCAACTTGTTGCTGACGGGTACTACGCCGCGTGGCAAAGACCCAGTACCCGCACCGCTGGAGGGAGTAGTAGACGCCCGCAACAGCTACCACTTTCTGAGCAGTGCCCAGGCCGCCCTACCCATCGACTCGATGGGGAATCCGTGGACTGGCCAAAACGTACACGCCAGCGGCAACCTGAAGCTGGATTTGCTGCACAATTTCTTTCTGGAGTGCGGCGCGCGCGCCAATAAGATGCGCGTGTACGAAATGGTGTCTGATCCAACTGCCCGTACAATGGTAGGCTACTTGTTGGTTCGGGGCGGTTTGCACGTGGTAGCGTATGCTAAAGCCCTAGAGCACCTCACGGGTGTGGAAGTTACCAAGCTGGTACCCGTGCCCGATTTGAGCAACGATGCCTTCCCAGAGGCTAAGAAATTGCAGGACGAGCAGAAACTCCACCTAAAGCTCTATACTTTCAGCCCCGATGACTACAAGCAGGCCGGTATCATTTGGAATGGCACCCACCCCGAGGACGGTCAGCCACTGGAAGTGATACAGGGTGGTTTTGAGGGTGTCCCCTACCCTGTGCTGGAAGAGGAGCCACAACTGAACTCGCCCGGCGCCGACGATTACGACCCGCAGATGTTTGCGGATATTGCAAAGAAGCTCGGCATCAAGCTGTAG
- a CDS encoding zinc dependent phospholipase C family protein, with protein sequence MKKLLTPLLLATLVLLPTLSPGWGFMGHRTIAQISVYALPKAMQPFYYHFLPRLVKLSTAPDERRDVDPTEAPKHYIDMDHYGTDPFGAMPKAWEKAVAKYSADTLRKYGTVPWTVIDLKDQLTQAFRDGDTTNILRLSSDLGHYIGDAFVPLHTTQNYDGQLTNQTGLHSLWESKLPERHIAKYKLNSEEAKYVKDPLAAIWLTVQQSYGFLGATFDEEEKVTLKYTPETKYNYSHKYGTTRRSYSDAFADSYHDIVGGQVAYRLKQAPTLVASMWYTAWKDAGSPNLDKLLGHEPTKEEKDRLASDLKLWKDNQLVPQQRLLALEKPKAAARPDQIGAATEMSTPTASDLEEKPQPAATAAPAKAAAPTPDKVKVKVKPAAAPATKTKVKAKKASDDWGTGAW encoded by the coding sequence ATGAAAAAACTACTGACTCCGCTGCTGCTTGCTACGTTGGTGCTGCTGCCTACCCTGTCGCCGGGCTGGGGCTTCATGGGCCACCGCACCATTGCGCAGATTTCGGTGTACGCGCTGCCCAAAGCCATGCAGCCGTTTTACTATCACTTTCTGCCGCGCCTGGTGAAGCTCTCCACCGCTCCTGATGAGCGCCGCGACGTAGACCCCACGGAGGCGCCCAAGCACTACATCGACATGGACCACTACGGCACCGACCCGTTTGGGGCCATGCCCAAAGCCTGGGAAAAGGCCGTGGCCAAATACTCGGCCGATACGCTGCGCAAGTACGGTACCGTGCCGTGGACGGTTATCGACCTGAAGGACCAGCTCACCCAGGCCTTCCGCGACGGTGACACCACCAATATTCTGAGACTGTCGTCGGACTTGGGCCACTATATCGGCGACGCCTTTGTGCCCCTGCATACCACCCAGAATTACGACGGTCAGCTCACCAACCAAACCGGCCTTCATAGCCTGTGGGAGTCGAAGCTACCGGAGCGCCACATTGCCAAGTACAAGCTCAACAGCGAAGAGGCTAAGTACGTGAAAGACCCACTGGCAGCCATTTGGCTAACCGTGCAGCAGTCGTACGGCTTCCTGGGCGCCACGTTTGATGAGGAAGAAAAGGTAACGCTGAAGTATACCCCCGAAACCAAGTACAATTACTCGCACAAGTACGGCACTACCCGCCGCTCCTACTCCGATGCCTTCGCTGATTCTTACCATGATATTGTGGGCGGCCAAGTAGCCTACCGCCTCAAGCAGGCCCCTACCCTGGTAGCCTCTATGTGGTACACGGCCTGGAAAGACGCCGGCAGCCCCAACCTCGACAAGCTGCTGGGCCATGAGCCCACCAAGGAAGAAAAAGACCGTCTGGCTTCCGACCTGAAGCTCTGGAAAGACAACCAGCTGGTGCCTCAGCAGCGCCTGCTGGCCCTGGAGAAACCGAAAGCCGCCGCCCGCCCCGACCAGATTGGCGCCGCCACCGAGATGAGCACCCCCACTGCGTCTGATTTAGAAGAAAAACCACAGCCGGCTGCTACCGCCGCGCCCGCTAAAGCAGCAGCCCCTACCCCCGATAAAGTGAAGGTGAAAGTGAAGCCTGCCGCGGCTCCTGCTACCAAAACCAAGGTGAAAGCCAAAAAAGCCAGCGACGACTGGGGCACCGGCGCCTGGTAA
- a CDS encoding CinA family protein produces MPKSTEPDLEMLVKLCLQHKLQLALAESCTCGLVAAQLAPVQGISEVLLGSVVTYHAEAKQKLLGVKKNTLTTYSAESQQTTNEMAQGLHRQLPAEVCVAVTGLCGPGASESPDKPVGTVFVTILLEGRAHEYREEFPGSDGEQLRQQATTLVYEKLLELLKLYQADPSKRTALSK; encoded by the coding sequence ATGCCTAAATCAACAGAACCTGACCTCGAAATGCTGGTCAAATTGTGTCTGCAACACAAGCTCCAGTTAGCATTGGCCGAAAGCTGTACGTGTGGCCTGGTAGCCGCCCAACTGGCGCCCGTGCAGGGTATAAGTGAGGTGTTATTGGGTTCCGTCGTCACGTACCATGCAGAAGCCAAGCAGAAATTGCTGGGCGTCAAAAAGAACACGCTCACCACCTACTCAGCAGAAAGTCAGCAAACGACCAACGAAATGGCCCAGGGGCTACACCGCCAGCTACCAGCCGAGGTGTGCGTAGCCGTGACGGGGCTCTGTGGCCCCGGTGCCTCCGAAAGCCCCGATAAGCCCGTTGGTACTGTTTTCGTGACGATTCTGCTGGAAGGCCGCGCCCACGAGTATCGGGAGGAGTTTCCGGGCAGCGACGGCGAACAACTGCGCCAGCAAGCCACCACGCTGGTCTACGAAAAGCTACTGGAGCTTCTCAAATTATACCAGGCAGATCCTTCTAAACGAACCGCCCTTTCCAAGTAG